Proteins encoded within one genomic window of Couchioplanes caeruleus:
- a CDS encoding methyltransferase domain-containing protein: MIPEHARLVQTLSDEGVLPNEWRSAFENVPRHLFVPDQAWLIGNGRTCIDRSADEAGWLAAAYSDEPIITQWDDGSSSSEKPGAAATSSLSMPTIVAIMLRESLISDGMKVLEIGTGSGWNAALLGARLGDDNVYTIEVDSAVAERARDNLAKSGRKVVAAVGDGANGFPEHAPYDRMLATLSVSTVPRAWIEQTKSGGYIVTPWRIPLLNGLLLRLQVNNDGTAAGRFINTAVFMPMRSQRPSTDDVPIELDAPVEETSTDPRDLLNDDHAQFVIGLLVQECYEWTETTDQGTVQRLDDPSSGSWATVTADDTTSGRYEVRQGGPRRLWDEIVSAHEWWQGQGSPVFTRFGVTVDQDGRRLWLDEPGNVVPPAL, from the coding sequence GTGATCCCCGAACACGCGCGTCTAGTCCAAACCCTTTCCGACGAGGGCGTGCTACCAAATGAATGGCGTTCAGCATTCGAGAACGTACCCCGGCACCTGTTCGTGCCGGATCAGGCATGGCTCATCGGGAACGGCCGAACCTGCATCGATAGGTCCGCCGACGAGGCGGGATGGCTAGCGGCGGCCTACTCGGATGAACCGATCATCACCCAGTGGGACGACGGTTCCTCATCCAGTGAGAAGCCGGGCGCGGCAGCCACAAGTTCGCTGTCGATGCCCACCATCGTGGCAATCATGCTGCGAGAGTCGCTGATCAGCGACGGCATGAAGGTGCTAGAGATCGGCACAGGTAGCGGCTGGAACGCGGCACTCCTCGGCGCCCGGCTCGGAGACGACAACGTTTACACGATCGAGGTGGACTCGGCGGTCGCCGAACGTGCCCGGGACAACTTGGCTAAGTCAGGTAGGAAGGTTGTCGCCGCAGTCGGCGACGGAGCTAACGGGTTCCCTGAGCATGCGCCCTATGACCGGATGCTAGCGACGCTCTCTGTATCGACCGTGCCGAGAGCGTGGATCGAGCAGACCAAATCCGGCGGGTACATCGTCACGCCTTGGCGAATCCCGCTGCTGAACGGGCTCCTTCTCCGGTTGCAGGTGAACAACGATGGCACGGCCGCCGGCCGTTTCATCAACACGGCTGTGTTCATGCCGATGCGCTCCCAGCGCCCGTCGACCGACGACGTACCGATCGAGCTGGACGCGCCCGTCGAGGAAACATCGACAGACCCCCGCGACCTGCTCAACGACGATCATGCTCAATTCGTGATCGGTCTGCTCGTGCAGGAGTGCTACGAGTGGACCGAGACGACAGACCAGGGGACGGTTCAACGGTTGGACGATCCTTCGTCCGGCTCTTGGGCCACAGTTACCGCCGACGACACAACTAGCGGGCGGTATGAGGTTCGTCAGGGCGGACCGCGTCGGCTTTGGGACGAGATCGTGTCGGCTCACGAGTGGTGGCAAGGGCAAGGCAGCCCGGTTTTCACTCGCTTCGGTGTGACCGTCGATCAGGACGGGCGACGTCTATGGCTGGACGAGCCCGGCAACGTGGTGCCTCCGGCGCTGTAG
- a CDS encoding ATP-binding protein: MTLQSPSPGQGTAPPSVPDTALLTCSFDATSVTSLRRAVERCARAAGLDDLAVFVFCLAVHEAVINAVCHGGGRGKVHLWQHADRLSCQISDQGPGIATNLRHPPCPEPDSSNGRGLWLIRRVCHDVTITCDSAGTRILLHFPLHPPSQPGANTPVTPSAA, from the coding sequence GTGACACTCCAGTCACCTTCCCCAGGCCAGGGCACCGCACCACCGTCGGTCCCGGACACGGCCCTGCTCACCTGCTCCTTCGACGCCACATCGGTGACCAGCCTGCGCCGCGCCGTCGAGCGCTGCGCCCGCGCGGCCGGGCTCGACGATCTGGCGGTGTTCGTGTTCTGCCTGGCAGTCCACGAGGCCGTGATCAACGCCGTGTGCCACGGCGGCGGCCGCGGCAAGGTCCACCTCTGGCAACACGCCGACCGCCTCAGCTGCCAGATCAGCGATCAAGGCCCCGGCATCGCCACCAACCTGCGTCACCCGCCATGCCCTGAGCCTGACAGCAGCAACGGCCGCGGACTATGGCTGATCCGGCGTGTCTGCCACGACGTCACCATCACCTGCGACAGCGCCGGCACCCGCATCCTGCTGCACTTCCCCCTCCACCCACCGTCGCAGCCGGGCGCCAACACACCGGTGACCCCGTCGGCCGCATGA
- a CDS encoding GAF and ANTAR domain-containing protein — MTGPVPENGQHHDLVARLVAVLRATGGTAAVCTACHAVIPTVDGVGLTLFTTHARFVLGATGPLIEQIEDLQISLDQGPCLHAVHHRAPVLVDDLTPTDPRWPAFASHARRRGVAAMFAFPVLLDDHPVAVLDLCRTTAGPLSDTDRRQATVYAAAAAVLLRADADADHGDGAVVSASAARTQQATGMVMHQAGIDAAAALHRLRTHAFDQNQDLAQVVTDVLTRRLRFDPTPG; from the coding sequence ATGACCGGGCCGGTGCCGGAGAACGGACAGCATCATGACCTGGTGGCCCGGTTGGTCGCGGTATTGCGCGCCACGGGCGGCACCGCAGCGGTGTGCACAGCCTGCCACGCCGTGATCCCGACCGTCGACGGAGTGGGCCTGACCCTGTTCACCACGCACGCCCGGTTCGTCCTCGGCGCCACCGGACCGCTCATTGAGCAGATCGAGGACCTGCAGATCTCTCTGGACCAGGGGCCATGCCTGCACGCCGTCCACCACCGCGCCCCGGTCCTCGTCGACGACCTGACACCCACCGACCCACGCTGGCCGGCGTTCGCCAGCCACGCACGCCGGCGCGGCGTCGCGGCGATGTTCGCGTTCCCGGTGCTGCTCGATGACCACCCGGTCGCCGTGCTCGACCTGTGCCGCACCACCGCCGGCCCCCTGTCCGACACTGACCGCCGACAGGCCACCGTCTACGCCGCCGCAGCGGCTGTGCTGCTGCGCGCCGACGCCGACGCCGACCACGGCGACGGCGCGGTGGTATCGGCCAGCGCGGCCCGCACCCAGCAGGCCACCGGAATGGTGATGCACCAGGCCGGCATCGACGCCGCCGCCGCGCTGCACCGGCTACGCACCCACGCCTTCGACCAGAACCAGGATCTCGCCCAAGTGGTCACCGACGTGCTGACCCGCCGGCTCCGCTTCGACCCCACCCCCGGCTAA